The following coding sequences lie in one Phalacrocorax aristotelis chromosome 4, bGulAri2.1, whole genome shotgun sequence genomic window:
- the LRAT gene encoding lecithin retinol acyltransferase isoform X3 yields MKNPVPQAASLLLEKLLLLVHVRALPAGSGGEPSAPPAAAAPGYYDTSCFKRGDLLEVPRTLFIHFGIYLGENRVAHLMPDILPALTGDRRQIQQVVTNKRLILGVITKTASIRVDTVEDFAYGGSILVNHMDRLFQDQVLGSEEAARRAEKLVGATAYSLLWNNCEHFVTYCRYGAPVSFQTDKFCETVKMIIRDQRSVLASVLVGLASILCLDLTAARRLDC; encoded by the exons aTGAAGAACCCGGTGCCGCAGGCGGCCtcgctgctgctggagaagctgctgctccTCGTCCACGTCCGGGCCCTGCCCGCGGGCTCCGGCGGGGAACCCTCCGCTccgccggcggcggctgccCCCGGCTACTACGACACCAGCTGCTTCAAGCGGGGCGACCTGCTGGAGGTGCCCCGCACCCTCTTCATCCACTTCGGCATCTACCTGGGGGAGAACCGCGTCGCCCACCTGATGCCCGACATCCTGCCCGCCCTCACCGGCGACCGCCGGCAGATCCAGCAGGTGGTGACCAACAAGCGGCTCATCCTGGGCGTCATCACCAAGACGGCCAGCATCCGCGTGGACACGGTGGAGGACTTCGCCTACGGCGGCAGCATCCTCGTCAACCACATGGACCGGCTCTTCCAGGACCAGGTGCTGGGCAGCGAGGAGGCGGCCCGCCGGGCGGAGAAGCTGGTGGGCGCCACGGCCTACAGCCTGCTCTGGAACAACTGCGAGCACTTCGTCACCTACTGCCGATACGGAGCCCCGGTCAGCTTCCAGACCGACAAG ttctgtgaGACTGTGAAGATGATTATTCGGGACCAGAGGAGCGTCCTTGCTTCAGTGCTTGTGGGATTGGCATCAATACTCTGCCTAG ACCTTACAGCTGCTCGAAGATTGGATTGTTGA
- the LRAT gene encoding lecithin retinol acyltransferase isoform X2 — MKNPVPQAASLLLEKLLLLVHVRALPAGSGGEPSAPPAAAAPGYYDTSCFKRGDLLEVPRTLFIHFGIYLGENRVAHLMPDILPALTGDRRQIQQVVTNKRLILGVITKTASIRVDTVEDFAYGGSILVNHMDRLFQDQVLGSEEAARRAEKLVGATAYSLLWNNCEHFVTYCRYGAPVSFQTDKFCETVKMIIRDQRSVLASVLVGLASILCLVKGEYDGVFTKD; from the exons aTGAAGAACCCGGTGCCGCAGGCGGCCtcgctgctgctggagaagctgctgctccTCGTCCACGTCCGGGCCCTGCCCGCGGGCTCCGGCGGGGAACCCTCCGCTccgccggcggcggctgccCCCGGCTACTACGACACCAGCTGCTTCAAGCGGGGCGACCTGCTGGAGGTGCCCCGCACCCTCTTCATCCACTTCGGCATCTACCTGGGGGAGAACCGCGTCGCCCACCTGATGCCCGACATCCTGCCCGCCCTCACCGGCGACCGCCGGCAGATCCAGCAGGTGGTGACCAACAAGCGGCTCATCCTGGGCGTCATCACCAAGACGGCCAGCATCCGCGTGGACACGGTGGAGGACTTCGCCTACGGCGGCAGCATCCTCGTCAACCACATGGACCGGCTCTTCCAGGACCAGGTGCTGGGCAGCGAGGAGGCGGCCCGCCGGGCGGAGAAGCTGGTGGGCGCCACGGCCTACAGCCTGCTCTGGAACAACTGCGAGCACTTCGTCACCTACTGCCGATACGGAGCCCCGGTCAGCTTCCAGACCGACAAG ttctgtgaGACTGTGAAGATGATTATTCGGGACCAGAGGAGCGTCCTTGCTTCAGTGCTTGTGGGATTGGCATCAATACTCTGCCTAG TCAAAGGCGAATACGATGGTGTCTTCACCAAGGACTGA
- the LRAT gene encoding lecithin retinol acyltransferase isoform X1: MKNPVPQAASLLLEKLLLLVHVRALPAGSGGEPSAPPAAAAPGYYDTSCFKRGDLLEVPRTLFIHFGIYLGENRVAHLMPDILPALTGDRRQIQQVVTNKRLILGVITKTASIRVDTVEDFAYGGSILVNHMDRLFQDQVLGSEEAARRAEKLVGATAYSLLWNNCEHFVTYCRYGAPVSFQTDKFCETVKMIIRDQRSVLASVLVGLASILCLGLAPSTTLPTIFIPFFLWMAG, translated from the exons aTGAAGAACCCGGTGCCGCAGGCGGCCtcgctgctgctggagaagctgctgctccTCGTCCACGTCCGGGCCCTGCCCGCGGGCTCCGGCGGGGAACCCTCCGCTccgccggcggcggctgccCCCGGCTACTACGACACCAGCTGCTTCAAGCGGGGCGACCTGCTGGAGGTGCCCCGCACCCTCTTCATCCACTTCGGCATCTACCTGGGGGAGAACCGCGTCGCCCACCTGATGCCCGACATCCTGCCCGCCCTCACCGGCGACCGCCGGCAGATCCAGCAGGTGGTGACCAACAAGCGGCTCATCCTGGGCGTCATCACCAAGACGGCCAGCATCCGCGTGGACACGGTGGAGGACTTCGCCTACGGCGGCAGCATCCTCGTCAACCACATGGACCGGCTCTTCCAGGACCAGGTGCTGGGCAGCGAGGAGGCGGCCCGCCGGGCGGAGAAGCTGGTGGGCGCCACGGCCTACAGCCTGCTCTGGAACAACTGCGAGCACTTCGTCACCTACTGCCGATACGGAGCCCCGGTCAGCTTCCAGACCGACAAG ttctgtgaGACTGTGAAGATGATTATTCGGGACCAGAGGAGCGTCCTTGCTTCAGTGCTTGTGGGATTGGCATCAATACTCTGCCTAGGTTTGGCGCCCTCCACCACGCTCCCAACTATCTTTATTCCCTTCTTTCTGTGGATGGCTGGCTAA